Proteins from a genomic interval of Stenotrophomonas sp. WZN-1:
- the ptsP gene encoding phosphoenolpyruvate--protein phosphotransferase, with the protein MPRARAGQVPSGQRPVQLLAGHGAARGTAMGRARVRLPHALEVAEQRVAAHQVEAELARLHRAVDAARTEMHELRQRLQGALNQEVGEFLDLHALLLDDPELLFGLDELIRSGPYSAGYALRLQRDRLAKVFDGMDDAYLKSRMDDLDHVIGRIHAFLQPERPPIMKGLAGEILVCDNIAPSELAQLQAQGVVGIVTAAGSALSHSAILARSLHLPLIVNVPQLLSRIADGDVLIIDGADGSITANPLADNLRDYRARLKEHAREQRELGRLRSKPSRTRDQVDIALLANAESLEDVTQAHALGAQGLGLYRTEFLFLQRNELPDEEEQFQTYRDAALGMSGRPVTIRTLDLGADKADRTGLTLSNEENPALGLRGVRLSLARPKVADTQLRAILRASAYGKLRVLVPMVSTREELLAVRRRMLKLGEQLRSEGHMVSEHVPLGAMIEVPAAALALESFIDLVDFLSIGTNDLVQYLLAADRNNEALGELYSPLHPAVLRLLQMVIETGARHRVPVAVCGEMAGDARMTPLLLALGLSEFSLHPGTLLEVRRAIREADLGALRARAPKLLAARDRRAIERWLALVADTP; encoded by the coding sequence GTGCCACGCGCACGCGCCGGCCAGGTCCCTTCCGGCCAACGGCCGGTACAGCTGTTGGCCGGCCACGGCGCCGCGCGCGGAACGGCGATGGGTCGGGCCCGCGTGCGACTGCCGCATGCACTGGAAGTGGCTGAGCAACGCGTGGCCGCCCACCAGGTCGAGGCCGAGCTGGCCCGGCTGCACCGTGCAGTGGATGCCGCACGCACGGAAATGCACGAGCTGCGGCAGCGCCTGCAGGGTGCACTGAACCAGGAAGTGGGCGAGTTCCTCGACCTGCACGCACTGCTGCTGGATGACCCCGAACTGCTGTTCGGGCTGGACGAACTGATCCGCAGCGGTCCGTACAGCGCCGGCTATGCGCTGCGCCTGCAGCGTGACCGCCTGGCCAAGGTCTTCGATGGCATGGACGATGCCTATCTGAAGAGCCGCATGGACGACCTCGACCATGTGATCGGCCGCATCCACGCCTTCCTGCAACCCGAACGGCCTCCAATCATGAAGGGCCTGGCCGGCGAGATCCTGGTCTGCGACAACATAGCTCCGTCCGAACTGGCGCAGCTGCAGGCGCAGGGCGTGGTCGGCATCGTCACAGCCGCCGGCAGCGCGCTGTCGCACAGCGCCATCCTGGCGCGCAGCCTGCACCTGCCCCTGATCGTCAACGTGCCGCAGCTGCTCAGCCGCATCGCCGACGGCGACGTGCTGATCATCGACGGTGCCGACGGCAGCATCACCGCCAATCCGCTGGCCGACAACCTGCGGGATTACCGTGCGCGCCTGAAGGAACACGCGCGCGAGCAGCGTGAACTTGGCCGCCTGCGCAGCAAGCCCAGCCGTACCCGCGACCAGGTCGACATCGCCCTGCTGGCCAACGCCGAGTCGCTGGAGGACGTCACCCAGGCGCATGCGCTGGGTGCCCAGGGGCTGGGCCTGTACCGCACCGAATTCCTGTTCCTGCAGCGCAACGAACTGCCGGATGAAGAAGAACAGTTCCAGACCTACCGTGATGCCGCACTGGGCATGAGCGGCCGGCCGGTGACCATCCGCACGCTCGACCTGGGTGCGGACAAGGCCGATCGCACCGGCCTGACCCTGAGCAACGAAGAGAACCCGGCACTGGGCCTGCGCGGCGTGCGCCTGTCGCTGGCGCGGCCCAAGGTGGCCGATACCCAGCTGCGCGCGATCCTGCGCGCCTCGGCCTACGGCAAGCTGCGCGTGCTGGTGCCGATGGTCAGCACCCGCGAGGAACTGCTGGCGGTACGCCGGCGCATGCTCAAGCTGGGCGAACAGCTGCGCAGCGAAGGCCACATGGTGTCCGAGCACGTGCCGCTGGGCGCGATGATCGAAGTACCGGCCGCGGCGCTGGCGCTGGAGAGTTTCATCGATCTGGTCGATTTCCTGTCGATCGGCACCAATGACCTGGTGCAGTACCTGCTGGCCGCCGACCGCAACAACGAGGCGCTGGGTGAGTTGTATTCACCGTTGCACCCGGCAGTGCTGCGGCTGTTGCAGATGGTGATCGAGACCGGCGCACGCCACCGCGTCCCGGTGGCGGTCTGCGGCGAGATGGCCGGTGATGCGCGGATGACCCCGCTGCTGCTGGCGCTGGGCCTGAGCGAGTTCAGCCTGCATCCCGGTACGTTGCTGGAGGTGCGCCGCGCGATCCGCGAAGCCGATCTGGGTGCGCTGCGCGCCCGTGCGCCGAAGCTGCTGGCCGCGCGCGACCGCCGCGCCATTGAGCGCTGGCTGGCGCTGGTGGCGGATACGCCCTGA
- a CDS encoding HPr family phosphocarrier protein, with translation MLERELTVSNRLGLHARATAKLVQTLAPFRCNVTMAAKGREINAKSIMGVMLLAAGQGTPVTVRINGEDEAAAMEAVVGLFERRFDEDS, from the coding sequence ATGCTTGAACGAGAACTCACCGTCAGCAACCGCCTGGGCCTGCATGCCCGGGCCACCGCCAAGCTGGTGCAGACCCTGGCGCCGTTCCGCTGCAACGTGACCATGGCCGCCAAGGGCCGTGAGATCAACGCCAAGAGCATCATGGGCGTGATGCTGCTGGCCGCCGGCCAGGGTACCCCCGTGACGGTGCGCATCAACGGCGAAGATGAAGCCGCCGCGATGGAAGCGGTGGTCGGCCTGTTCGAACGCCGCTTCGACGAGGACAGCTGA
- a CDS encoding PTS fructose subfamily transporter subunit IIA: protein MTCGILLVTHPGVGTALLDVATRLLRQLPLKTEAFEVPFDADLDALLPLASAALRRVDSGEGVLILTDLYGASPANLAGQLARLGTPVRRVSALSLPMLLRVMNYPEQGLDQLPATAAAGTRNGAIVDDA, encoded by the coding sequence ATGACCTGTGGCATTCTCCTCGTAACACATCCCGGGGTCGGGACCGCCCTGCTTGACGTGGCGACCCGGCTCCTGCGGCAGTTGCCGCTGAAAACCGAAGCTTTCGAAGTACCGTTCGACGCAGACCTGGACGCCCTGCTCCCACTCGCCTCGGCCGCCCTGCGGCGGGTCGACAGTGGTGAAGGCGTGCTGATCCTGACCGACCTGTACGGCGCCAGCCCCGCCAACCTTGCCGGGCAGCTGGCCCGGCTGGGGACCCCGGTTCGCCGGGTGTCGGCGCTGAGCCTGCCGATGTTGCTGCGGGTGATGAATTATCCGGAACAGGGACTGGATCAACTGCCCGCCACAGCCGCGGCGGGTACCCGTAATGGAGCGATAGTCGACGATGCTTGA
- the rapZ gene encoding RNase adapter RapZ, which yields MSTATPTAPTLIIVSGLSGSGKSVALKTFEDQDYYCSDNLPIHLLPDFVRSLLSNHDGSAPRRLAVGIDVRGQADLSQLGDWRQLAADAGVEVKVLFFEASDETVLKRYADTRRRHPLSQLGLSLPEAIARERELTAPLRREADAVIDTSNLNVHQLRRRIITEFTLDHATSLSLLFESFAYKRGVPAEADFVFDARVLPNPHWDPDLRALSGREPGVRDYLEAQPDVQRYLAQLMDFLDTWLPKLGDGTRSYVTVAFGCTGGKHRSVFLAERMARHAREMGWEDVATYHREQD from the coding sequence ATGAGCACCGCAACCCCCACCGCCCCGACCCTGATCATCGTCAGCGGCCTGTCCGGCTCGGGTAAATCCGTCGCCCTGAAGACCTTCGAGGACCAGGACTACTACTGCTCGGACAACCTGCCGATCCACCTGCTGCCGGACTTCGTGCGCAGCCTGCTGTCCAATCACGACGGCAGCGCGCCGCGCCGGCTGGCAGTAGGTATCGACGTGCGCGGCCAGGCCGACCTGAGCCAGCTGGGCGACTGGCGGCAGCTGGCCGCCGATGCCGGCGTGGAAGTGAAGGTGCTGTTCTTCGAGGCCAGCGACGAAACGGTGCTCAAGCGCTACGCCGACACCCGTCGCCGCCATCCACTGAGCCAGCTGGGCCTGTCGTTGCCCGAAGCGATCGCGCGCGAGCGCGAGCTGACCGCGCCGCTGCGCCGTGAGGCCGATGCGGTGATCGATACCAGCAACCTCAACGTTCATCAGCTGCGGCGGCGGATCATCACCGAGTTCACGCTGGACCATGCCACCAGCCTGTCGTTGCTGTTCGAATCGTTCGCTTACAAACGCGGCGTCCCGGCCGAGGCGGACTTCGTGTTCGACGCCCGCGTGCTGCCCAATCCGCACTGGGACCCGGACCTGCGCGCGCTCAGCGGCCGCGAGCCCGGCGTGCGCGACTACCTGGAGGCGCAGCCGGACGTGCAGCGCTACCTGGCCCAGCTGATGGATTTCCTCGATACCTGGTTGCCGAAACTGGGCGATGGCACTCGCAGCTATGTGACCGTGGCGTTCGGCTGCACCGGCGGCAAGCATCGTTCGGTGTTCCTGGCCGAGCGCATGGCCCGGCATGCCCGCGAGATGGGCTGGGAAGACGTGGCCACCTACCACCGTGAACAGGATTGA
- the hprK gene encoding HPr(Ser) kinase/phosphatase: MNTSITARELFEQQRERLGLRWAAGKSGEKRELEAGNTVSRRPSLAGYLNAIYPNKVQILGTEELSWLDALEPRQRWETIEKIMQSHPLALVLTRNQACPEDLRAAADESGTPLWLSPKRGHELLNHLSYHLARTLAPRVILHGVFMEIYSIGVLITGEAGSGKSELALELLSRGHRLVADDAPEFTQIAPDVLDGTCPELLQDLLEVRGLGVLNVREMFGDTAVKKNKYLRLIVHLTKPMTEPTPHGYERLTGDSGTRHVLDLDVPLITLPVMPGRNLAVLTEAATRLHILRTKGIDPAAMFIARHSNLLERRTP; this comes from the coding sequence ATGAATACCAGCATCACCGCCCGTGAACTGTTCGAACAGCAGCGCGAGCGGCTGGGGCTGCGCTGGGCCGCCGGCAAATCCGGTGAGAAACGCGAGCTGGAGGCCGGCAACACGGTCTCGCGGCGTCCGTCGCTGGCCGGCTACCTCAATGCGATCTATCCCAACAAGGTGCAGATCCTGGGCACCGAGGAACTGTCCTGGCTGGATGCGCTGGAACCGCGCCAGCGTTGGGAGACCATCGAAAAGATCATGCAGTCGCATCCGCTGGCGCTGGTGCTGACCCGCAACCAGGCGTGCCCGGAAGACCTGCGCGCCGCAGCGGATGAATCCGGCACACCGTTGTGGCTGTCGCCCAAGCGCGGTCATGAACTGCTCAACCACCTGTCCTACCATCTGGCGCGCACGCTGGCGCCGCGGGTGATCCTGCACGGCGTGTTCATGGAGATCTATTCCATCGGCGTGCTGATCACCGGCGAGGCCGGGTCGGGCAAGAGCGAGCTGGCCCTGGAACTGCTCAGCCGCGGCCATCGACTGGTGGCCGACGATGCGCCCGAATTCACCCAGATCGCGCCTGACGTACTCGACGGCACCTGCCCCGAACTGCTGCAGGACCTGCTGGAAGTGCGCGGCCTGGGCGTGCTGAACGTGCGCGAGATGTTCGGCGATACGGCTGTAAAGAAGAACAAGTACCTTCGGCTGATCGTCCACCTGACCAAGCCGATGACCGAACCCACCCCGCATGGCTACGAGCGCCTGACCGGCGACTCGGGCACCCGCCATGTGCTGGACCTGGATGTTCCGCTGATCACCCTGCCGGTGATGCCCGGCCGCAACCTGGCCGTGCTGACCGAGGCCGCAACCCGCCTGCACATCCTGCGCACCAAGGGCATCGACCCTGCGGCCATGTTCATCGCCCGCCACAGCAATCTGCTGGAACGGCGAACACCCTGA
- a CDS encoding PTS sugar transporter subunit IIA: MPLTDLLAAVQTQLCTATDRDSVLQAAAGLLACRQANAEQIYLNLCQREALGSTAIGHGIAIPHGRAPTLDRPRGALLRLTTPVDFGGDEPVDLVFAMAVPAHYTHQHLMLLSELAELFSAPDIRQALRDAGDARALREALDMTPPASAA; the protein is encoded by the coding sequence GCGGCCGTGCAGACCCAGCTCTGCACGGCCACCGACCGTGACAGCGTCCTGCAGGCCGCCGCCGGGTTGCTGGCCTGCCGCCAGGCAAACGCCGAACAGATCTATCTGAACCTGTGCCAGCGCGAAGCCCTGGGCAGCACCGCGATCGGCCATGGCATCGCCATCCCCCACGGCCGCGCGCCGACCCTGGACCGCCCCCGTGGCGCCCTGCTGCGGCTAACGACCCCGGTCGACTTCGGCGGCGACGAGCCGGTGGACCTGGTGTTCGCGATGGCCGTCCCCGCCCACTACACCCACCAGCACCTGATGCTGCTGTCCGAGCTGGCCGAGCTGTTTTCCGCACCGGACATCCGCCAGGCCCTGCGCGACGCGGGCGATGCCCGGGCCCTGCGCGAGGCGCTGGACATGACCCCACCTGCGAGCGCCGCATGA